A stretch of the Bacillus anthracis str. Vollum genome encodes the following:
- a CDS encoding NUDIX domain-containing protein, with product MKMSKLRAEVMILNEDHSKVLVQCDENELFYRFPGGSIEFGETAKGAIIRELMEEYDLKIDVQELAVVNEHIFEWNNEKGHHCTLIHWGTVQEMVTNEIRHKEHENIILIWKSIEELKEKPTYPEGIVSYLEENNHNIVHFVSKNI from the coding sequence ATGAAAATGTCTAAATTACGCGCTGAAGTAATGATTTTAAATGAAGATCATTCTAAAGTACTTGTTCAATGTGATGAGAATGAATTATTTTACCGTTTTCCAGGAGGCTCTATTGAATTTGGTGAAACAGCAAAAGGAGCGATAATACGAGAATTAATGGAAGAATACGATTTGAAAATTGATGTCCAAGAGCTAGCTGTTGTAAATGAGCATATTTTCGAGTGGAACAACGAAAAAGGACATCATTGTACATTGATACATTGGGGAACTGTTCAAGAGATGGTTACAAATGAAATAAGGCATAAAGAACATGAGAATATTATATTAATATGGAAGAGCATAGAGGAATTAAAGGAGAAGCCAACATATCCTGAAGGAATTGTAAGTTATTTAGAAGAGAATAACCATAATATAGTCCACTTTGTTTCTAAAAATATATAA
- a CDS encoding DUF4181 domain-containing protein: protein MRKKLNIPKQTDWNSKYVNNAHKWGARALIISYIIVTMICATFNPIYISNLPILFLITLYCFQSYMEWKYDKESREYVISLGTVPLLIITGIMINLFFYNYWI, encoded by the coding sequence GTGAGAAAAAAATTAAATATACCGAAACAAACTGACTGGAATAGTAAATATGTAAACAACGCTCATAAATGGGGGGCTAGGGCTCTTATCATTTCTTATATAATTGTTACGATGATATGTGCCACTTTCAATCCTATTTATATTAGTAATTTACCCATACTATTTTTAATAACTTTATATTGCTTTCAATCATATATGGAGTGGAAATATGATAAAGAATCGAGGGAGTATGTCATTTCTTTAGGCACGGTTCCATTATTAATAATAACAGGAATTATGATTAATCTTTTCTTTTATAACTATTGGATTTAA
- a CDS encoding PP2C family serine/threonine-protein phosphatase, giving the protein MHTTNNRQCSWVGNKKMCLDEVSVKQYGDIVLGTYGGNISAGAKKNEDGALVWSNGDWEFAAILDGHNSAESVDLVVNTIQKEYENIKVMMNESIDTVFRSVENHLLTIFQSPSFKGKCKRVKGETVCLLCVRKENYIWWLSIGDCLVYVFHEELHKLGQYALNQRHFYEWIGNVNTFDLSVPCYSRGIRELRTGKNRIVMVTDGVLECGERHYETPLNLYNDMNRNDIELEESVHHVLEHVHHQFGRDSATIISWDVENKRNTTYPSDQPEKR; this is encoded by the coding sequence ATGCATACAACAAATAATAGACAATGTTCATGGGTTGGAAATAAGAAGATGTGTTTAGATGAAGTTTCAGTAAAACAATATGGTGATATCGTACTTGGTACATATGGCGGGAATATAAGCGCCGGAGCAAAAAAGAACGAAGATGGCGCGTTAGTTTGGTCAAATGGTGATTGGGAATTTGCAGCTATTTTAGATGGACATAATAGTGCGGAAAGTGTTGATTTAGTAGTAAATACAATCCAAAAAGAATATGAAAATATAAAAGTAATGATGAATGAATCGATTGATACAGTATTTCGATCTGTTGAAAATCATCTACTTACAATCTTTCAATCCCCCTCATTTAAAGGAAAGTGCAAAAGAGTAAAAGGTGAAACAGTTTGCTTACTATGTGTAAGAAAAGAAAACTACATATGGTGGTTATCTATTGGCGATTGCTTAGTTTATGTATTTCATGAAGAGTTACATAAGTTAGGACAATATGCATTAAATCAACGTCACTTTTACGAATGGATTGGAAATGTAAATACCTTTGATTTATCTGTACCTTGCTACTCAAGAGGAATTCGTGAATTACGTACTGGAAAAAATCGAATTGTCATGGTTACAGATGGGGTATTAGAATGCGGGGAACGACACTATGAAACACCATTAAATCTGTATAATGATATGAATAGAAATGATATAGAACTGGAAGAAAGTGTTCATCATGTATTAGAGCACGTTCATCATCAATTCGGACGAGACAGTGCGACAATTATTAGTTGGGATGTTGAAAATAAAAGAAATACTACGTATCCGAGTGATCAGCCGGAGAAAAGATAA
- a CDS encoding ABC transporter permease encodes MNSIPRIPLGEWVDSFVASLYEHFEGLFRGFSYIIGGFVDLLTNFLIIIPAILMIILLCFLIWYTTRKVSLVIFTLIGLLFILNINYWAQTMQTLALVLTSVIISIIVGIPIGILASQNERFSKFLKPTLDFMQTMPAFVYLIPAITFFGVGVVPGIIASVIFAMPPTIRFTDLGIRQVPEDLIEAANAFGSTASQKLFKVQLPLATGTIMAGVNQSIMLSLSMVVTASLVGAPGLGVDVYRSVTQVNIGMGFEAGLAIVVIAIILDRITQGFHQKRR; translated from the coding sequence ATGAATAGTATTCCGCGTATTCCATTAGGGGAATGGGTTGATTCATTTGTTGCAAGTTTATATGAGCACTTTGAAGGCTTATTCCGAGGATTCTCTTATATTATTGGAGGATTCGTTGATTTACTCACTAATTTTTTAATAATAATACCGGCCATATTGATGATTATTTTACTGTGTTTCCTAATTTGGTACACAACGAGAAAAGTATCTTTAGTTATTTTTACACTGATCGGATTATTATTTATTTTAAATATTAACTACTGGGCACAGACGATGCAAACATTAGCACTCGTACTTACTTCCGTTATTATTTCAATTATTGTTGGAATTCCAATTGGGATATTAGCATCTCAAAATGAGCGTTTCTCAAAATTTTTAAAACCGACATTAGATTTTATGCAGACAATGCCGGCTTTCGTATATCTGATTCCTGCGATTACATTTTTCGGAGTAGGAGTAGTACCTGGGATTATTGCATCAGTAATCTTTGCAATGCCACCGACAATTCGTTTTACTGATTTAGGAATTAGACAAGTTCCAGAAGATTTAATAGAAGCAGCGAATGCATTTGGTTCAACCGCATCACAAAAACTATTTAAAGTACAATTACCACTCGCAACTGGAACGATTATGGCTGGTGTGAATCAAAGCATTATGCTTTCGTTATCAATGGTAGTAACAGCATCTCTTGTAGGAGCACCAGGTCTCGGCGTTGATGTATACCGTTCAGTAACACAAGTTAATATCGGAATGGGATTTGAAGCCGGACTAGCTATTGTTGTCATTGCGATTATATTAGACCGCATTACACAAGGATTTCATCAAAAAAGAAGATAA
- a CDS encoding quaternary amine ABC transporter ATP-binding protein — MDNTKVRVENVTKVFGKHPQRALSLLKEGKSKSEILKETGMNVGVKKATFEVYSGEIFVIMGLSGSGKSTLVRMLNQLIKPTAGHIYIDGEDIATMGKEELRRVRRTKMSMVFQKFALFPHRTVLQNVAYGLEIQGVPVEEREKKALESLKLVGLDHHKDNYPSQLSGGMQQRVGIARALTNDPDVLLMDESFSALDPLIRKEMQDELLELQDKMEKTIIFITHDLDEALRIGDRIALMKDGEVVQIGTPEEIMMSPANEFVEKFVADVNLGKVITAESILKRPETLLIDRGPRVALQIMRNAGVSTVYVVNKKYEFLGILTADDASKAVQKQWPIADLLLNDIPHVYLDTLLEETYAKMAEMKYPLPVIDEKKRLRGIIKRESVIQALAGNIEEEVKDDE; from the coding sequence ATGGATAATACAAAGGTGCGTGTTGAAAACGTAACAAAAGTATTCGGGAAACATCCGCAAAGAGCCCTTTCCTTATTAAAAGAAGGAAAAAGCAAATCGGAAATTTTGAAAGAGACAGGAATGAACGTTGGTGTGAAAAAAGCAACGTTTGAAGTATACTCTGGAGAAATTTTCGTTATTATGGGTTTGTCAGGTAGCGGGAAATCTACGTTAGTTCGTATGTTAAATCAATTAATTAAACCGACAGCGGGCCATATATACATAGATGGTGAAGATATCGCGACGATGGGCAAGGAAGAATTACGGAGAGTAAGAAGAACGAAAATGAGCATGGTATTTCAGAAATTCGCTCTATTTCCTCACCGTACCGTTTTGCAAAACGTTGCATATGGATTAGAAATACAAGGAGTTCCAGTAGAAGAACGTGAGAAAAAAGCATTAGAATCATTGAAATTAGTTGGACTTGATCATCATAAAGATAATTATCCAAGTCAACTGAGTGGTGGTATGCAGCAGCGTGTTGGCATTGCAAGAGCGCTTACGAATGATCCAGATGTTTTACTTATGGATGAGTCATTTAGTGCATTAGATCCACTTATTCGAAAAGAAATGCAAGATGAGCTATTAGAACTTCAAGATAAAATGGAAAAAACAATTATTTTTATTACGCATGATTTAGATGAAGCGCTTCGAATTGGTGATCGAATTGCATTGATGAAAGACGGAGAAGTTGTCCAAATTGGAACACCAGAAGAAATTATGATGAGTCCTGCCAATGAATTTGTAGAGAAGTTCGTGGCGGACGTGAATTTAGGAAAAGTAATTACAGCAGAATCTATTTTAAAACGACCGGAGACTTTATTAATTGATCGTGGACCACGTGTAGCACTTCAAATTATGAGGAACGCCGGGGTTTCTACTGTGTATGTTGTTAATAAAAAGTATGAATTTTTAGGTATATTAACTGCGGATGATGCAAGTAAAGCCGTTCAAAAACAGTGGCCGATTGCCGATTTATTACTTAACGATATTCCGCACGTGTATTTAGATACTTTATTAGAGGAAACGTATGCAAAAATGGCAGAGATGAAATATCCGTTACCCGTAATTGATGAGAAGAAAAGACTTAGAGGAATCATTAAACGTGAAAGTGTCATTCAAGCTCTTGCAGGAAACATTGAGGAAGAGGTGAAAGACGATGAATAG
- a CDS encoding glycine betaine ABC transporter substrate-binding protein — MRKKIWFICLALFITMIFTSCNATNANSKGKIKLGVTSWKENIATANMWKVLLEQKGYKVELMYLEKAAIWTGVARGDVDANLEVWLPVTDKPLNDRYKDDIVLKSKWYEGTGLGLVVPSYMKNISSIEDLNAHKDELDNKIVGIEPGSSLMNLTNKAMKEYDIKLKLVQSSEAALMSELKKAYTKKKPIAVTLWNPHWGFSEFDLKYLKDPKKVYGEKDDIYYSVRKGFEKDHPDIIKYFDKWKMNDEQLGTLMVELNKTKDPEEAARKWIKKNQALVDEWIKD, encoded by the coding sequence ATGCGAAAGAAAATTTGGTTTATATGCCTTGCATTATTTATTACTATGATTTTCACTTCATGTAATGCAACAAATGCAAATTCGAAAGGAAAAATTAAACTTGGTGTAACAAGTTGGAAAGAAAATATTGCAACTGCAAACATGTGGAAGGTACTACTAGAACAAAAAGGCTACAAAGTTGAACTCATGTATTTAGAAAAAGCGGCAATTTGGACTGGTGTGGCTCGTGGTGATGTTGATGCTAATTTAGAAGTATGGCTACCCGTTACGGATAAACCGCTAAATGATCGTTATAAAGATGATATTGTCTTAAAATCCAAATGGTATGAAGGTACTGGACTTGGCCTTGTCGTACCTTCTTATATGAAAAACATAAGCAGTATCGAAGATTTAAATGCTCATAAAGATGAATTAGATAACAAAATCGTCGGTATCGAACCAGGTAGTAGTCTTATGAACTTAACGAATAAAGCGATGAAGGAATATGATATAAAGCTAAAACTTGTCCAATCTTCTGAAGCTGCTTTGATGAGTGAACTAAAAAAAGCATATACGAAAAAGAAACCAATCGCTGTTACGCTTTGGAATCCACATTGGGGTTTTTCAGAATTTGACTTAAAATATTTAAAAGACCCTAAGAAAGTATATGGTGAAAAAGATGACATTTATTACTCCGTTCGTAAAGGTTTCGAAAAAGATCATCCGGATATCATAAAATACTTCGACAAATGGAAAATGAACGATGAACAGCTTGGTACATTAATGGTCGAGTTAAATAAAACGAAAGATCCCGAAGAAGCGGCGCGAAAATGGATTAAAAAGAATCAAGCGTTAGTTGATGAATGGATAAAAGATTAA
- the clpP gene encoding ATP-dependent Clp endopeptidase proteolytic subunit ClpP, giving the protein MNAIPYVVEQTKLGERSYDIYSRLLKDRIVIIGSEINDQVASSVVAQLLFLEAEDAEKDIFLYINSPGGSTTAGFAILDTMNLIKPDVQTLCMGFAASFGALLLLSGAKGKRFALPNSEIMIHQPLGGAQGQATEIEITAKRILKLKHDINKMIAEKTGQPIERVAHDTERDYFMTAEEAKAYGIVDDVVTKK; this is encoded by the coding sequence ATGAATGCAATTCCATATGTTGTAGAACAAACGAAATTAGGAGAACGTTCCTATGATATATACTCAAGGTTATTAAAAGACCGTATTGTTATTATCGGTTCAGAAATAAATGATCAAGTAGCGAGTAGTGTAGTAGCTCAATTATTATTTTTAGAAGCAGAAGATGCAGAGAAAGATATATTTTTATACATTAATAGCCCAGGCGGATCAACGACAGCAGGTTTTGCTATATTAGATACGATGAATTTAATTAAACCAGACGTGCAAACGCTATGCATGGGCTTTGCAGCATCATTTGGTGCATTGTTATTATTATCAGGTGCAAAAGGAAAACGATTTGCACTCCCAAATAGTGAAATTATGATTCATCAGCCACTTGGTGGTGCGCAAGGGCAAGCGACGGAAATCGAAATCACAGCAAAAAGAATTTTAAAGTTAAAACATGATATTAATAAAATGATTGCAGAAAAAACAGGGCAACCGATTGAAAGAGTAGCACATGATACAGAAAGAGATTATTTTATGACTGCAGAAGAAGCGAAGGCATATGGGATTGTAGATGATGTTGTTACGAAAAAATAG
- a CDS encoding RNA polymerase subunit sigma-70 has translation MCTKVTHILKNHIDMNHSNITFLIEQYGELKRYCTFLTKNKWDGEDLAQETVCKVLQKYSNKDICITLVYKIARNRWLDQIKSKSVHEKIRDQITFEEPHEKIADLHEMVGKVLSSLNVQQSAILLLKDVFQYSIADIAKVCSVSEGAVKASLFRSRNRLKTVSEEGIEIVEFTDDMEVVVTSIREERPELLTKLLPTIDFTKLPSKQPVLLFNVKQPSSYSCMLCVA, from the coding sequence TTGTGCACAAAAGTAACTCATATTTTGAAAAATCATATCGATATGAATCATTCAAATATAACTTTTTTAATTGAGCAATACGGAGAGTTGAAAAGATACTGTACATTTTTAACGAAAAATAAATGGGATGGCGAAGATCTTGCCCAAGAAACAGTTTGTAAAGTACTTCAAAAATATAGTAATAAAGATATTTGTATAACGCTCGTATATAAAATAGCTAGAAATCGTTGGTTAGATCAAATAAAGTCAAAATCAGTTCATGAAAAAATAAGAGACCAAATTACTTTTGAAGAACCACATGAAAAAATTGCAGATTTGCATGAAATGGTAGGGAAAGTATTATCTTCATTAAATGTACAGCAATCCGCAATTTTATTATTAAAAGATGTTTTTCAATATAGTATCGCTGATATTGCTAAAGTGTGTTCCGTATCGGAAGGGGCAGTAAAAGCTTCTTTGTTTCGGAGTAGAAATAGGTTGAAAACTGTAAGTGAAGAAGGGATAGAGATAGTTGAATTCACAGACGATATGGAAGTTGTAGTAACGTCTATTCGAGAAGAGAGACCGGAATTATTAACGAAACTGCTTCCAACAATAGATTTTACTAAGTTACCATCTAAACAGCCAGTCTTATTATTTAATGTGAAACAACCTTCTTCCTACAGTTGTATGCTTTGCGTTGCATAA
- a CDS encoding 2Fe-2S iron-sulfur cluster-binding protein, with translation MPKLTIEDNGVNILHRCGGKARCTTCRVEIIAGDFCEASANEKNAMTEKGIEDHLRLSCQMRVHKDIVVRPVLTVESSGLDAGPRPAE, from the coding sequence TTGCCAAAATTAACAATTGAAGATAACGGTGTAAACATACTCCATCGTTGCGGCGGAAAAGCACGTTGCACAACTTGTAGAGTAGAAATTATAGCCGGTGATTTTTGTGAAGCGAGTGCGAATGAAAAAAATGCGATGACAGAAAAAGGAATTGAAGATCATTTACGATTATCTTGTCAAATGCGTGTACATAAGGATATAGTAGTTCGCCCAGTACTTACAGTTGAAAGTTCAGGTCTTGATGCTGGACCACGTCCGGCGGAGTAA
- the rpiA gene encoding ribose 5-phosphate isomerase A has product MDLKQIAGEYAATFVKDGMKIGLGTGSTAYWTIQKLGQRVKEGLSIQAVPTSKETEALAQQLNIPLISLNDVQSLDLTIDGADEIDSNLQLIKGGGGALLREKIVASSSKELIIIVDESKVVTRLGTFPLPIEIIPFAWKQTESKIQSLGCQTTLRLKNNETFITDNNNMIIDCIFPNHIPTPSDLHKRLKMITGVVETGLFVNMTSKAIIGTKNGIQEL; this is encoded by the coding sequence ATGGATTTAAAACAGATAGCTGGTGAATATGCTGCAACCTTCGTAAAAGATGGTATGAAGATTGGTCTTGGTACAGGATCAACCGCATACTGGACGATACAAAAATTAGGTCAACGTGTAAAAGAGGGATTATCAATTCAAGCTGTCCCGACATCAAAGGAAACGGAAGCATTGGCACAGCAGCTAAATATTCCGTTGATTTCGTTAAACGACGTACAAAGTCTTGATCTTACAATTGATGGAGCTGATGAAATTGATTCTAATTTACAGCTTATTAAAGGAGGTGGTGGTGCATTACTTCGCGAGAAAATTGTAGCCTCCTCCTCGAAAGAACTTATCATTATCGTTGATGAATCAAAAGTTGTGACGCGTTTAGGGACTTTTCCATTACCTATTGAAATCATACCTTTTGCATGGAAACAAACCGAAAGTAAAATTCAATCTTTAGGATGTCAAACAACGTTACGCTTAAAAAATAATGAAACGTTTATCACCGATAATAATAACATGATTATCGATTGTATATTCCCTAATCATATACCTACTCCTTCCGATTTACACAAAAGATTAAAAATGATTACTGGTGTAGTTGAAACCGGATTGTTTGTTAATATGACTAGTAAGGCGATTATTGGAACAAAAAACGGGATACAGGAATTATAA
- a CDS encoding GNAT family N-acetyltransferase: protein MHSKLITELTDLETAFHIRKEVFVKEQNVPLEDEFDMFDEIGEKCKHILVYYNNLPVGTGRIRFVDGTGKLERICILKDYRKYGLGKIIIQALEEIAREKESTKVKLHGQTQAEGFYKKLGYQTSSDVFMEDGIPHILMTKMLS, encoded by the coding sequence TTGCACTCCAAACTCATAACAGAACTTACAGATTTAGAAACTGCCTTTCATATTCGAAAAGAAGTATTTGTAAAAGAACAAAATGTTCCACTTGAAGATGAATTCGATATGTTTGATGAAATCGGGGAGAAATGTAAACATATTTTAGTTTATTATAACAATCTTCCTGTTGGTACAGGTCGCATACGATTTGTTGATGGAACTGGAAAATTAGAACGTATTTGTATTTTAAAAGACTATCGTAAATACGGTTTAGGAAAAATAATTATTCAAGCGTTAGAAGAAATTGCTCGTGAAAAAGAATCTACAAAAGTAAAACTACACGGTCAAACACAGGCTGAAGGATTTTATAAAAAACTAGGTTATCAAACCTCTTCTGATGTATTTATGGAAGATGGCATTCCGCATATACTTATGACGAAAATGTTATCATAA
- a CDS encoding lytic polysaccharide monooxygenase, which yields MNNRLLKQLQNMKMNKKSLGAVALTAGIIGTTLIPQNTYAHGFVEKPGSRSALCSPTYGALNVNCGSVMYEPQSLEAPKGFPQGGPVDGQIASAGGKFGGILDQQTADRWFKNTITGGENTFTWKYTAPHLTSKWHYYITKKGWNPNKALTRADFEPIGTVQHDGSAASNHLTHKINVPTDRSGYHVILAVWDVADTANAFYNVIDVTLINDVKPDTEAPSIPNGIQAQKVTANSIELAWTASTDNVGVKGYQIFRNGEMIDTVPGTHFIDKKLQPSTEYSYTVKAIDAAGNASKESAKLTVKTTVEAPDTEAPTQPKGLHSMGTTTSSVDLMWSPSDDNIGVGHYDIYRETEGSMKKIATSNTTSYMDKNLLPNTTYKYVVKAVDVAGNESVQSDIFTITTKTEGVSYEEWDAKKAYEKGDKVLHEGKVYEAVQSYKGNGDPNWIYALSLWKTV from the coding sequence ATGAATAATCGATTATTAAAACAACTACAAAACATGAAAATGAACAAGAAAAGTCTAGGAGCTGTTGCATTAACAGCCGGAATTATTGGTACGACGCTTATTCCTCAAAACACATATGCGCATGGTTTTGTTGAAAAACCTGGCAGTCGATCTGCTTTATGTAGTCCAACTTATGGTGCATTAAATGTAAATTGCGGAAGTGTTATGTATGAACCACAAAGTCTGGAAGCTCCAAAAGGCTTCCCACAAGGGGGCCCAGTTGATGGACAAATCGCTTCTGCAGGTGGTAAATTTGGTGGTATTTTAGATCAACAAACAGCCGATCGTTGGTTTAAAAATACAATCACTGGTGGAGAAAATACATTTACTTGGAAGTATACAGCGCCTCACTTAACGAGTAAATGGCATTACTATATTACAAAAAAAGGATGGAATCCAAATAAAGCGCTCACAAGAGCTGATTTTGAACCGATTGGAACTGTACAACATGATGGTTCTGCAGCCTCAAATCATTTAACTCACAAAATTAATGTACCTACTGATAGAAGTGGATATCATGTGATTTTAGCAGTATGGGATGTAGCTGATACAGCAAATGCATTCTATAATGTTATTGATGTTACTCTCATCAATGACGTAAAACCAGATACAGAAGCTCCAAGTATTCCAAATGGAATTCAGGCACAAAAAGTAACAGCGAATAGTATTGAACTAGCATGGACCGCTTCTACGGATAATGTAGGGGTAAAAGGATATCAAATCTTCCGTAACGGAGAGATGATCGACACAGTACCGGGCACTCATTTTATTGATAAAAAATTACAACCAAGCACGGAATATTCTTATACTGTAAAAGCGATTGACGCAGCTGGAAATGCTTCGAAAGAAAGTGCAAAGCTTACAGTAAAAACGACAGTTGAGGCTCCTGATACAGAAGCACCAACACAACCAAAAGGATTACATAGTATGGGAACAACAACGTCAAGTGTGGATCTAATGTGGAGTCCTTCCGACGATAATATTGGTGTAGGCCATTACGATATTTATAGAGAAACAGAAGGATCGATGAAAAAGATTGCAACATCCAATACGACTTCTTATATGGATAAAAATTTACTCCCTAATACTACTTATAAATATGTAGTAAAAGCTGTCGATGTAGCTGGAAATGAATCTGTACAGAGTGATATATTCACAATTACTACAAAAACTGAAGGCGTTTCATACGAAGAGTGGGATGCAAAGAAAGCATATGAAAAGGGAGATAAAGTTCTACACGAGGGAAAAGTATATGAAGCAGTCCAAAGTTATAAAGGAAATGGGGATCCAAACTGGATTTATGCCTTATCATTATGGAAAACAGTGTAA
- a CDS encoding DNA topology modulation protein, with protein sequence MKKIILIGSGGSGKSTLARQLGNKLNIKVHHLDALFWKPNWEGVSKEEQRTVQNELVKEDEWIIDGNYGGTMDIRMKAADTIIFLDIHRTICVYRAFKRVVQYRNKTRPDMGAGCEERFDLQFFKWIWEYPKTKRPSILKRLNKLSKDKDVVILKSSNEVKLFLEKYDNVNS encoded by the coding sequence ATGAAAAAAATTATATTAATAGGTTCTGGTGGTTCAGGAAAATCTACACTAGCAAGGCAGTTAGGAAATAAATTAAATATTAAAGTACATCATCTTGATGCGTTATTTTGGAAACCGAATTGGGAGGGTGTTTCGAAAGAAGAGCAAAGAACGGTTCAAAATGAATTAGTGAAAGAAGATGAGTGGATTATTGATGGGAATTATGGAGGGACAATGGACATAAGAATGAAGGCAGCTGATACAATTATCTTTCTTGATATTCATAGAACAATATGTGTTTATCGTGCTTTTAAAAGAGTTGTACAATATCGGAATAAAACAAGACCGGATATGGGCGCGGGATGTGAAGAAAGATTTGATTTGCAATTTTTTAAATGGATATGGGAATATCCTAAAACGAAACGACCTTCCATTTTAAAGAGGCTAAATAAATTAAGTAAGGATAAAGATGTTGTTATTTTAAAATCTTCAAATGAAGTAAAACTATTTTTAGAGAAGTACGATAACGTAAATAGTTAG
- a CDS encoding DUF2809 domain-containing protein, translating to MNTKRNRLLYATFTIIVIILGLSSRKFAFALPELLNDYLGDALWALMIFIGFGFLFPKIETKKLAFISLIFCYGIEMSQLYHAEWIDNIRATTLGGLVLGCGFLWSDLVAYTIGIGVGFLFEFILRTNKRF from the coding sequence ATGAATACGAAACGAAATAGATTACTATACGCAACGTTTACAATCATTGTTATTATTTTAGGGCTTAGTTCAAGAAAGTTTGCTTTCGCGTTACCTGAGTTATTAAATGATTATTTAGGTGATGCTTTATGGGCATTGATGATTTTTATTGGATTCGGATTTTTATTTCCTAAAATAGAAACGAAGAAATTAGCTTTTATTAGTTTAATATTTTGCTACGGGATTGAAATGAGCCAATTGTACCATGCGGAATGGATAGATAATATTCGTGCAACGACTTTAGGTGGACTTGTGTTAGGGTGCGGATTTTTGTGGAGTGATTTAGTTGCTTATACAATTGGTATTGGGGTAGGATTTCTTTTTGAGTTTATATTAAGGACGAATAAGCGATTTTAA